The DNA window TGGGCCCGCATCGGGCCGCAGGACACTGCCCTGGCCGTCCAGGGCTGGCCCGAGGTGGGCATCGAACGGGAGATGGAGCGGCTGCTGGCCCGGGCCGGAGTACGGGCCCGCCGCTCGGGAGGAGAAGATGCTTAGCCTCATGGCCATCCGCATCCCCATCGACCCGGTGATCTTCGAGGTGGGCGGGGTGGAGGTGACCTGGCACGGGCTTTTCGCCGCTCTGGGCGTGCTGGCAGGGGTGGCGGTGGCGGCGCGTTTCGCGCGACGGGCCGGTTTCAGCGACGACCACATATACAACACTGCCCTGGCCCTGGTGGTGGGGGGCATCATCGGCGCCCGCGCCCTGTTCGTCCTGGAGAACCTGGACCAGTTCCGGGACGACCCGGGCCGCATCTTCGCTCTCAATGCCGGCGGCATCTCCATCTACGGCGCCCTCATCGGCGGCAGCCTGGGGGCCTGGATCTACACCCTGCTGGCGAGGGTGCCCAACAAGTGGCGGGTGGCCGACGTAGCTGCCATGGGCGCGATAGTAGGCATGGCAGTGGGACGCATCGGCGACATCATCAACGGGGAGCACTTCGCCGAGGCTACCTCCCTGCCGTGGGGCGTGCGCTATACCCACCCCGACAGCCCCAGCTTCCTGAGGTACGGCCCCGACCACGTGCAGCATCCGGCGGTGGCATACGAGATGCTGGCCGACCTGGCCATCTTCGCCGTGCTGCTCTACCTGTGGCGGCGGGGGACCCGCCCGGGCATCATCTTCCTCACCTGGGCATTCCTCTACTCGGCCATGCGACTGGGCATCAGCTTCCTTCGGCTGGACGACATCGTGTGGGCGGGGCTGCGCACGGCGCAGATCATCGCCATCGCCGTCATGGT is part of the Dehalococcoidia bacterium genome and encodes:
- the lgt gene encoding prolipoprotein diacylglyceryl transferase — encoded protein: MAIRIPIDPVIFEVGGVEVTWHGLFAALGVLAGVAVAARFARRAGFSDDHIYNTALALVVGGIIGARALFVLENLDQFRDDPGRIFALNAGGISIYGALIGGSLGAWIYTLLARVPNKWRVADVAAMGAIVGMAVGRIGDIINGEHFAEATSLPWGVRYTHPDSPSFLRYGPDHVQHPAVAYEMLADLAIFAVLLYLWRRGTRPGIIFLTWAFLYSAMRLGISFLRLDDIVWAGLRTAQIIAIAVMVACLPTFLYVLNTVEWTAPRAERRRRMLEERRRLARQGGGPELDRGREGT